From a region of the Haematobia irritans isolate KBUSLIRL chromosome 4, ASM5000362v1, whole genome shotgun sequence genome:
- the bmm gene encoding brummer isoform X1, translated as MNLSFAGCGFLGIYHVGVAVCFKKYAPHLLLEKIGGASAGALAACCLLCDLPLGSMTSDFFRVVNEARRHSLGPFSPSFNIQTCLFEGLQKHLPEDAHKRVSGRLHISMTRVYDGKNVIVSEFDSRDEVLQALLCACFIPGFSGILPPRFRGVRYMDGAFSDNLPILDENTITVSPFCGESDICPRDQSSQLFHLNWANTSIEISRQNINRFVRILFPPRPEFLSKFCQQGFDDALQFLHRNNLINCRRCVAVQSTFVVSEAATQPQEFDPECRECKKHRKDALSSNMPQTVLDVIQDYIEQANKGLANWLFKHRGIKLLSLPATVPIDFLFATVNKLSSLTPKLTKQMRLVVDDFINQLNNALHVRLLSKITICDPPHFDATGLLHSKRLYGPRVSILVDECGSSTWQDDVDHYEHVLKVTTHNNDALYAYYYTDDNTNKVKVTEIFDMTENVELADMKQYEGSVEDHPNPHQHHHNTVVSEWNGVESDFFIDQQSGSNENETTKALLPASTPYSFYNVEQDNTILPSTMTNTTLAIESGEESCILSDPEVDQPDRNSSLYSPTHAQTNSSTSLVMPTSQTTSGEMCIDIE; from the exons GTAGCATGACTTCCGATTTCTTTCGTGTTGTAAATGAAGCTCGCCGCCATTCCCTGGGTCCCTTCAGTCCATCGTTTAATATACAAACATGCCTATTCGAGGGCCTTCAAAAGCATTTGCCCGAGGATGCCCACAAACGGGTCAGTGGTCGCTTGCACATTTCCATGACAAGAGTGTACGATGGCAAAAATGTGATTGTGTCAGAATTCGATTCCAGAGATGAAGTTTTGCAGGCATTACTGTGTGCCTGTTTCATACCAGGATTTTCTGGAATATTACCACCTCGTTTCCGTGGTGTACGTTATATGGATGGTGCTTTTTCGGATAATTTACCAATACTGGATGAGAATACCATAACCGTTTCGCCATTTTGTGGGGAAAGTGATATTTGCCCACGTGATCAAAGTTCACAACTATTCCATTTGAATTGGGCCAACACTAGCATAGAGATATCACGACAAAATATCAATAGATTTGTGAGAATTCTATTCCCTCCCAGGCCGgagtttttatcgaaattttgtcagcaaGGATTCGATGATGCtttacaatttttgcatcgtaacAATTTGATTAACTGTCGCCGCTGTGTTGCTGTACAATCAACGTTTGTGGTATCGGAGGCTGCAACACAACCGCAGGAATTCGATCCCGAGTGTCGAGAATGTAAAAAGCATAGAAAG GATGCTTTGTCCTCAAATATGCCCCAAACGGTTTTAGATGTCATCCAGGATTATATAGAACAGGCAAATAAAGGATTGGCAAATTGGCTGTTTAAGCATCGTGGTATTAAATTATTGTCCTTACCTGCCACTGTTCCAATAGATTTTCTCTTTGCAACTGTTAACAA acttAGCTCTCTGACTCCAAAGCTAACGAAACAAATGCGCCTGGTTGTTGACGATTTCATAAATCAATTGAATAATGCTTTGCATGTGCGTTTGTTAAGTAAAATTACG ATCTGTGATCCTCCCCATTTCGATGCCACTGGTTTATTACACTCAAAGAGATTATATGGTCCCCGGGTTTCAATTCTTGTTGACGAATG tggtTCCTCAACTTGGCAAGATGATGTTGATCATTATGAGCATGTTTTGAAGGTTACTACCCACAACAATGATGCATTATATGCCTATTATTACACCGACGATAacacaaataaagttaaagttACGGAAATTTTTGATATGACTGAAAATGTTGAATTAGCTGATATGAAACAATATGAAGGCTCTGTTGAAGATCATCCAAATCCCCACCAACATCATCACAATACGGTGGTTTCCGAATGGAATGGTGTTGAATCAG attttttcATTGACCAGCAATCAGGTTCAAACGAAAACGAGACCACGAAAGCTTTATTACCTGCCTCGACTCCATACAGTTTCTACAATGTTGAACAGGATAACACAATACTGCCCAGTACGATGACTAATACTACTCTTGCCATTGAATCTGGAGAAGAGTCTTGCATTTTAAGCGATCCCGAAGTGGATCAGCCTGATCGCAATTCCAGCCTATATTCACCCACACACGCACAAACTAATTCATCGACATCTCTTGTGATGCCAACTTCCCAGACGACCTCTGGTGAAATGTGCATAGACATTGAATGA
- the Hsp110 gene encoding heat shock protein 70Cb isoform X2 produces the protein MSVIGIDFGSESCYIAAAKAGGIETLANDYSLRATPSCVAFDGKKRIIGVAAKNQQVTNMKNTVSGFKHLLGRKYNDPHVQRELNSIPTKVKSLPDGSIGYQVNYLDQEQSFTPEQLTAMLFTKLKETSTNALGAQVNDCVITCPVYFTNAERKALLDAAHIAGLNVLRLMNETTATALSYGFYKQDLPEDKPRNVIFVDCGHASLQVSACAFTKGKLKMLASAWDQIGGRDVDNALAEHFAKEFMDRYKINAKTNARSWLRLVTEIEKLKKQMSANSTKLPLGIECFMDDIDVSSSMQRAQMEELCAPLFQRVEMTFKRLLAESKLTMEDIHSVEVVGGSTRIPAIKQLIENVFGKPASTTLNQDEAVSRGAALQCAIMSPAVRVREFGVTDIQNYAVKVTWEGEGSAAGGGIEVFPVFHAAPFSRLLTLNRKEPFTMTVQYAQPIPYPDPIIGRWTIKDVKPNEKGDYSEVKVKVRINHHGIVLISSASLVDKKEVEEPVTPQPAEQPNADQPAGGEQQQNNGEPMDVQQEGAEKKKKNSKLIELPMDCETHGHSSIDLNNLVQQEAKMVANDAKETERIDAKNALEEFVYDMRNKLQGGPLERYVVDAERDAICAQLNELENWLYEDGEDCDRDTYVNRLKALHNQTNPIKDRANDYELCPGVFSELKYAINNAHLAVNEFKKGSPKYDHLTETEFINIAEHAEKSQKWLDQHMAKFAESPRTMDSPVKVADIRHEVQTLNACVNSVINRPKPKPATKPAPPKDNAAGADQHNGENADKKADGDKTAHTNSVPEDSTMDVE, from the exons ATGTCTGTGAttggtattgattttggaagtgaGTCTTGCTACATTGCCGCCGCCAAGGCTGGTGGTATTGAGACTCTGGCCAATGACTACAGTTTGAGAGCGACACC ATCATGTGTAGCTTTCGATGGAAAGAAACGTATTATTGGCGTTGCCGCCAAAAACCAACAGGtcacaaatatgaaaaacacaGTTAGTGGCTTTAAACATTTACTGGGTCGCAAATATAACGACCCACATGTACAACGTGAACTTAACAGCATTCCAACGAAGGTCAAAAGCTTGCCAGACGGCAGCATCGGCTATCAAGTTAACTATTTGGATCAAGAACAAAGCTTCACACCAGAACAGTTGACCGCCATGTTATTCACCAAGTTGAAGGAAACTTCCACAAATGCATTGGGAGCtcag GTAAACGACTGCGTTATCACTTGCCCTGTATACTTCACAAACGCTGAACGTAAGGCTTTACTCGATGCTGCCCATATCGCTGGCCTAAATGTTTTGCGTTTGATGAACGAGACTACGGCAACGGCATTGTCGTATGGCTTCTACAAGCAGGACTTGCCTGAGGACAAACCTCGCAATGTCATCTTTGTCGATTGCGGTCATGCATCACTGCAGGTCAGTGCGTGTGCTTTCACAAAGGGCAAACTAAAGATGTTGGCCAGTGCCTGGGATCAAATTGGAGGACGTGACGTTGACAACGCCTTGGCTGAACACTTTGCAAAAGAGTTTATGGATCGTTACAAGATTAATGCCAAGACTAATGCTCGTTCCTGGTTGCGTCTTGTAACTGAAATTGAGAAATTGAAGAAACAGATGTCGGCAAACAGTACGAAATTGCCATTGGGAATTGAATGCTTCATGGATGACATTGATGTGTCATCCAGTATGCAACGGGCGCAAATGGAAGAACTATGTGCCCCACTATTCCAGCGTGTGGAGATGACTTTCAAAAGATTGTTAGCCGAATCAAAGTTGACAATGGAGGATATCCACTCGGTAGAAGTTGTGGGTGGTAGTACACGTATTCCAGCTATTAAACAGTTGATTGAAAACGTATTTGGCAAGCCAGCCAGTACCACCTTGAATCAGGACGAGGCAGTGTCTCGAGGAGCAGCATTGCAATGCGCCATTATGTCGCCTGCAGTACGTGTGCGAGAATTTGGCGTAACAGACATTCAAAACTATGCTGTTAAGGTTACATGGGAAGGAGAAGGTTCTGCGGCTGGCGGTGGTATTGAGGTATTCCCCGTTTTCCATGCAGCCCCATTTAGTCGTCTGTTGACACTGAACCGCAAAGAACCATTCACAATGACCGTTCAGTATGCTCAACCAATTCCCTATCCCGATCCCATAATTGGTCGCTGGACCATCAAGGATGTTAAGCCCAATGAAAAGGGGGATTATTCTGAAGTTAAGGTGAAAGTTAGAATTAATCATCATGGTATTGTTTTGATCTCGAGTGCTTCGTTGGTGGACAAGAAAGAGGTGGAAGAGCCCGTAACTCCCCAACCAGCAGAACAGCCTAATGCCGATCAACCAGCTGGTGGAGAACAGCAGCAAAATAATGGAGAACCCATGGATGTACAGCAAGAG GGAGCcgagaaaaagaagaagaactCAAAACTTATCGAATTGCCAATGGACTGCGAAACACATGGCCATTCGTCCATTGACTTAAACAATTTAGTTCAACAAGAGGCTAAGATGGTGGCCAATGATGCCAAGGAAACCGAACGCATTGATGCCAAGAATGCTTTGGAAGAGTTTGTATATGACATGCGCAATAAACTACAG GGAGGACCATTGGAACGTTATGTTGTTGATGCTGAGCGCGATGCCATTTGTGCCCAGCTCAATGAATTGGAAAACTGGTTATACGAAGATGGTGAAGATTGTGATCGTGATACTTATGTAAACCGACTAAAGGCCTTACACAATCAGACGAATCCCATTAAGGATCGTGCAAATGACTATGAACTCTGCCCTGGTGTATTTTCCGAACTCAAATACGCCATCAATAATGCCCATTTGGCTGTAAACGAATTCAAAAAAGGTTCTCCCAAATATGATCATTTGACTGAAACTGAATTCATTAACATTGCCGAACATGCCGAAAAGTCTCAGAAGTGGTTAGACCAGCACATGGCCAAATTTGCCGAGTCGCCAAGAACAATGGACAGTCCTGTTAAGGTGGCGGATATTCGTCACGAAGTCCAGACTCTCAATGCCTGCGTAAATTCAGTCATCAATCGCCCCAAGCCTAAGCCAGCTACCAAACCTGCGCCACCCAAGGACAATGCAGCCGGAGCTGACCAACACAATGGGGAAAATGCTGATAAAAAAGCCGACGGTGATAAAACAGCGCACACTAATAGTGTGCCCGAAGATTCAACGATGGATGTGGAATAG
- the Hsp110 gene encoding heat shock protein 70Cb isoform X1, protein MSVIGIDFGSESCYIAAAKAGGIETLANDYSLRATPSCVAFDGKKRIIGVAAKNQQVTNMKNTVSGFKHLLGRKYNDPHVQRELNSIPTKVKSLPDGSIGYQVNYLDQEQSFTPEQLTAMLFTKLKETSTNALGAQVNDCVITCPVYFTNAERKALLDAAHIAGLNVLRLMNETTATALSYGFYKQDLPEDKPRNVIFVDCGHASLQVSACAFTKGKLKMLASAWDQIGGRDVDNALAEHFAKEFMDRYKINAKTNARSWLRLVTEIEKLKKQMSANSTKLPLGIECFMDDIDVSSSMQRAQMEELCAPLFQRVEMTFKRLLAESKLTMEDIHSVEVVGGSTRIPAIKQLIENVFGKPASTTLNQDEAVSRGAALQCAIMSPAVRVREFGVTDIQNYAVKVTWEGEGSAAGGGIEVFPVFHAAPFSRLLTLNRKEPFTMTVQYAQPIPYPDPIIGRWTIKDVKPNEKGDYSEVKVKVRINHHGIVLISSASLVDKKEVEEPVTPQPAEQPNADQPAGGEQQQNNGEPMDVQQEACNDNEDDDSTNTASSPGGQGWAQRVKGWFTPGAEKKKKNSKLIELPMDCETHGHSSIDLNNLVQQEAKMVANDAKETERIDAKNALEEFVYDMRNKLQGGPLERYVVDAERDAICAQLNELENWLYEDGEDCDRDTYVNRLKALHNQTNPIKDRANDYELCPGVFSELKYAINNAHLAVNEFKKGSPKYDHLTETEFINIAEHAEKSQKWLDQHMAKFAESPRTMDSPVKVADIRHEVQTLNACVNSVINRPKPKPATKPAPPKDNAAGADQHNGENADKKADGDKTAHTNSVPEDSTMDVE, encoded by the exons ATGTCTGTGAttggtattgattttggaagtgaGTCTTGCTACATTGCCGCCGCCAAGGCTGGTGGTATTGAGACTCTGGCCAATGACTACAGTTTGAGAGCGACACC ATCATGTGTAGCTTTCGATGGAAAGAAACGTATTATTGGCGTTGCCGCCAAAAACCAACAGGtcacaaatatgaaaaacacaGTTAGTGGCTTTAAACATTTACTGGGTCGCAAATATAACGACCCACATGTACAACGTGAACTTAACAGCATTCCAACGAAGGTCAAAAGCTTGCCAGACGGCAGCATCGGCTATCAAGTTAACTATTTGGATCAAGAACAAAGCTTCACACCAGAACAGTTGACCGCCATGTTATTCACCAAGTTGAAGGAAACTTCCACAAATGCATTGGGAGCtcag GTAAACGACTGCGTTATCACTTGCCCTGTATACTTCACAAACGCTGAACGTAAGGCTTTACTCGATGCTGCCCATATCGCTGGCCTAAATGTTTTGCGTTTGATGAACGAGACTACGGCAACGGCATTGTCGTATGGCTTCTACAAGCAGGACTTGCCTGAGGACAAACCTCGCAATGTCATCTTTGTCGATTGCGGTCATGCATCACTGCAGGTCAGTGCGTGTGCTTTCACAAAGGGCAAACTAAAGATGTTGGCCAGTGCCTGGGATCAAATTGGAGGACGTGACGTTGACAACGCCTTGGCTGAACACTTTGCAAAAGAGTTTATGGATCGTTACAAGATTAATGCCAAGACTAATGCTCGTTCCTGGTTGCGTCTTGTAACTGAAATTGAGAAATTGAAGAAACAGATGTCGGCAAACAGTACGAAATTGCCATTGGGAATTGAATGCTTCATGGATGACATTGATGTGTCATCCAGTATGCAACGGGCGCAAATGGAAGAACTATGTGCCCCACTATTCCAGCGTGTGGAGATGACTTTCAAAAGATTGTTAGCCGAATCAAAGTTGACAATGGAGGATATCCACTCGGTAGAAGTTGTGGGTGGTAGTACACGTATTCCAGCTATTAAACAGTTGATTGAAAACGTATTTGGCAAGCCAGCCAGTACCACCTTGAATCAGGACGAGGCAGTGTCTCGAGGAGCAGCATTGCAATGCGCCATTATGTCGCCTGCAGTACGTGTGCGAGAATTTGGCGTAACAGACATTCAAAACTATGCTGTTAAGGTTACATGGGAAGGAGAAGGTTCTGCGGCTGGCGGTGGTATTGAGGTATTCCCCGTTTTCCATGCAGCCCCATTTAGTCGTCTGTTGACACTGAACCGCAAAGAACCATTCACAATGACCGTTCAGTATGCTCAACCAATTCCCTATCCCGATCCCATAATTGGTCGCTGGACCATCAAGGATGTTAAGCCCAATGAAAAGGGGGATTATTCTGAAGTTAAGGTGAAAGTTAGAATTAATCATCATGGTATTGTTTTGATCTCGAGTGCTTCGTTGGTGGACAAGAAAGAGGTGGAAGAGCCCGTAACTCCCCAACCAGCAGAACAGCCTAATGCCGATCAACCAGCTGGTGGAGAACAGCAGCAAAATAATGGAGAACCCATGGATGTACAGCAAGAG GCTTGTAATGATAATGAGGACGATGATAGTACAAATACTGCCTCATCACCTGGAGGACAAGGGTGGGCTCAACGGGTCAAGGGCTGGTTTACTCCG GGAGCcgagaaaaagaagaagaactCAAAACTTATCGAATTGCCAATGGACTGCGAAACACATGGCCATTCGTCCATTGACTTAAACAATTTAGTTCAACAAGAGGCTAAGATGGTGGCCAATGATGCCAAGGAAACCGAACGCATTGATGCCAAGAATGCTTTGGAAGAGTTTGTATATGACATGCGCAATAAACTACAG GGAGGACCATTGGAACGTTATGTTGTTGATGCTGAGCGCGATGCCATTTGTGCCCAGCTCAATGAATTGGAAAACTGGTTATACGAAGATGGTGAAGATTGTGATCGTGATACTTATGTAAACCGACTAAAGGCCTTACACAATCAGACGAATCCCATTAAGGATCGTGCAAATGACTATGAACTCTGCCCTGGTGTATTTTCCGAACTCAAATACGCCATCAATAATGCCCATTTGGCTGTAAACGAATTCAAAAAAGGTTCTCCCAAATATGATCATTTGACTGAAACTGAATTCATTAACATTGCCGAACATGCCGAAAAGTCTCAGAAGTGGTTAGACCAGCACATGGCCAAATTTGCCGAGTCGCCAAGAACAATGGACAGTCCTGTTAAGGTGGCGGATATTCGTCACGAAGTCCAGACTCTCAATGCCTGCGTAAATTCAGTCATCAATCGCCCCAAGCCTAAGCCAGCTACCAAACCTGCGCCACCCAAGGACAATGCAGCCGGAGCTGACCAACACAATGGGGAAAATGCTGATAAAAAAGCCGACGGTGATAAAACAGCGCACACTAATAGTGTGCCCGAAGATTCAACGATGGATGTGGAATAG